The Mesorhizobium loti genome includes a region encoding these proteins:
- a CDS encoding Gfo/Idh/MocA family oxidoreductase — MSTETPLRVVVAGLGNMGRSHALAYHTNPGFEIAALINRSDVPLPEGLSGYGIKRSFDDALREEKPDVACIATYSDSHADYAVKAFEAGCHVFVEKPLATTVADAKRVVAAAKANGKKLVIGYILRHHPSWIRLIAEARKLGGPYVFRMNLNQQSSGHTWETHKQLMQTTSPIVDCGVHYLDVMLQITDAKPVEVRGMGVRLTEEVAPSMYNYGHLQVLFDDGSVGWYEAGWGPMISETAFFVKDVISPKGCVSIVMKEGVKSDDIDTHTKTSTIRLHSAATGADGKFVKSDEMLSMAGEPGHQDLCDLEQAFVLKAIREDLDLTKHMDDAVKSLAVCLAADESVRSGAPVRL; from the coding sequence GTGAGTACTGAAACACCCCTGCGCGTCGTCGTCGCCGGCCTCGGCAATATGGGCCGCAGCCATGCGCTGGCCTACCACACCAATCCGGGCTTCGAGATCGCAGCGCTCATCAACCGCTCCGACGTGCCGTTGCCGGAAGGGCTGTCGGGCTATGGCATCAAGCGTTCCTTCGACGACGCATTGCGTGAGGAAAAGCCCGATGTCGCCTGCATCGCCACCTATTCCGACAGCCATGCCGACTATGCGGTGAAGGCGTTCGAGGCCGGCTGCCATGTCTTCGTCGAAAAGCCGCTGGCAACGACCGTGGCCGACGCCAAACGCGTCGTCGCGGCGGCCAAGGCCAATGGCAAGAAGCTGGTGATCGGCTACATCCTGCGTCATCATCCGTCCTGGATCAGGCTGATCGCCGAGGCGCGCAAGCTCGGCGGCCCCTACGTCTTCCGCATGAACCTCAACCAGCAATCCTCGGGCCATACCTGGGAGACGCACAAGCAGTTGATGCAGACGACGTCGCCGATCGTCGATTGCGGCGTGCACTACCTCGACGTCATGCTGCAGATCACCGATGCGAAGCCTGTGGAAGTGCGTGGCATGGGCGTGCGGCTGACCGAGGAGGTGGCGCCCTCGATGTACAATTACGGCCACCTGCAGGTGCTGTTCGATGACGGTTCCGTCGGCTGGTACGAAGCCGGCTGGGGACCAATGATTTCGGAAACGGCCTTCTTCGTGAAGGACGTGATCTCGCCGAAGGGCTGCGTGTCGATCGTCATGAAGGAGGGCGTCAAGTCCGACGACATCGACACCCACACCAAGACCTCGACCATCCGCCTGCACAGCGCCGCGACCGGTGCGGACGGCAAGTTCGTCAAATCGGACGAAATGCTGTCGATGGCAGGCGAACCGGGCCACCAAGACCTCTGCGACCTCGAACAGGCCTTTGTGCTGAAGGCGATCCGCGAGGATCTCGATCTCACCAAACACATGGACGACGCGGTCAAATCGCTCGCCGTCTGCCTTGCCGCAGACGAGAGCGTGCGCAGTGGCGCACCAGTTAGACTCTAG
- a CDS encoding carbohydrate ABC transporter permease has translation MSIATRSLPRTIGAHAILLTYTAIALFPVILVIMNSFKSRAGIFGAPLTPPTPKTFDLIGYTTVIGQGDFIHYFQNSLVVTVASLFFVLLFGAMAAFALSEYRFRGNSLMGLYLALGIMIPIRLGTVAILQLMVASGLVNTLTALILVYTAQGLPLAVFILSEFMKQVSDDLKNAGRIDGLSEYTIFFRLVLPLVRPSMATVAVFTMIPIWNDLWFPLILAPSEETKTVTLGAQLFLGQFVTNWNAILAALSLAIMPVLILYVIFSRQLIRGITSGAVK, from the coding sequence ATGAGCATCGCCACCCGTTCCCTGCCCCGCACCATCGGCGCCCACGCGATCCTGTTGACCTACACGGCGATTGCGCTGTTTCCGGTGATCCTCGTCATCATGAATTCGTTCAAGTCACGTGCCGGCATCTTCGGCGCGCCGCTAACGCCGCCGACGCCAAAAACCTTCGACCTGATCGGCTACACGACGGTGATCGGCCAGGGCGATTTCATCCACTATTTCCAGAACAGCCTCGTCGTCACCGTCGCCTCGCTGTTCTTCGTGCTCTTGTTCGGCGCCATGGCCGCCTTCGCACTGTCGGAATATCGCTTTCGCGGCAATTCGCTGATGGGGCTCTATCTGGCGCTCGGCATCATGATCCCGATCCGCCTCGGCACCGTCGCCATCCTGCAATTGATGGTGGCGAGCGGACTGGTCAACACGCTGACGGCGCTGATCCTGGTCTACACCGCGCAGGGTCTGCCGCTTGCCGTCTTCATCCTGTCGGAATTCATGAAGCAGGTGTCCGACGATCTGAAGAATGCCGGCCGCATCGACGGCCTGTCTGAATACACCATCTTCTTCCGGCTGGTGCTGCCGCTGGTCAGGCCATCGATGGCAACCGTTGCCGTCTTCACCATGATCCCGATCTGGAACGATCTGTGGTTCCCGCTGATCCTGGCGCCGTCGGAAGAAACCAAGACGGTGACGCTCGGCGCGCAGCTGTTCCTCGGCCAGTTCGTCACCAACTGGAACGCCATCCTGGCCGCGCTGTCGCTGGCGATCATGCCGGTGCTGATCCTCTACGTCATCTTCTCGCGGCAGCTGATCCGCGGCATTACGTCGGGAGCCGTCAAGTGA
- a CDS encoding sugar ABC transporter permease — protein MAADIRPKRPFRWHIGIFLAPAVLVYTAIMILPLAGTLQLSLFRNIEQHQVFVGLENFLTLFGDPNWSVGFWNALRNNTWFFIIHMLVQNPIGVMLAALLSSPRLRFAAFYRTAIFVPTILSFVIVGFAWKLILSPLWGVAPHLMDLVGLKSLFTPWLGKEEYALTALSLISVWQFVGIPMMLIYAALLSIPEEVIEAAECDGITGLSQFWKIKLPLILPSIGIISILTFVGNFNAFDLIYTAQGALAGPNYSTDILGTFLYRAFFGFQLQVGDPNMGAAIATMMFLIILGGVCVYLFLVQTRLRRYQF, from the coding sequence ATGGCCGCAGATATCAGACCGAAAAGACCGTTCCGCTGGCACATCGGCATCTTCCTGGCGCCGGCCGTGCTCGTCTACACGGCAATCATGATCCTGCCGCTCGCCGGCACGCTGCAGCTGTCGCTGTTCCGCAATATCGAGCAGCACCAGGTCTTCGTCGGGCTGGAAAACTTCCTCACCCTGTTCGGCGACCCCAACTGGTCGGTGGGTTTCTGGAACGCGCTCAGGAACAACACCTGGTTCTTCATCATCCACATGCTGGTGCAGAACCCGATCGGCGTCATGCTGGCGGCCCTGCTGTCCAGCCCAAGACTGAGATTCGCGGCCTTCTACCGCACGGCGATCTTCGTGCCGACCATCCTGTCCTTCGTTATCGTCGGCTTTGCCTGGAAGCTGATCCTGTCGCCGCTCTGGGGCGTGGCGCCGCATCTGATGGATCTCGTCGGCCTGAAAAGCCTGTTCACGCCATGGCTCGGCAAGGAAGAATATGCGCTGACCGCGCTCAGCCTGATCTCGGTGTGGCAGTTCGTCGGCATCCCGATGATGCTTATCTATGCCGCCCTGCTGTCGATCCCCGAAGAGGTGATCGAGGCCGCCGAATGCGATGGCATCACCGGCCTGTCGCAATTCTGGAAGATCAAGCTGCCGCTGATCCTGCCGTCGATCGGCATCATCTCGATCCTCACCTTCGTCGGCAATTTCAACGCCTTCGACCTGATCTACACCGCGCAAGGGGCGCTTGCCGGGCCGAACTATTCGACCGACATTCTCGGCACCTTCCTCTACCGCGCCTTCTTCGGCTTCCAGCTGCAGGTCGGCGATCCCAACATGGGCGCGGCGATCGCCACGATGATGTTCCTGATCATCCTTGGCGGCGTCTGCGTCTACCTCTTCCTCGTGCAGACGCGCCTGCGTCGCTACCAGTTCTGA
- a CDS encoding carbohydrate ABC transporter substrate-binding protein, producing MTTKLLTALLLGTSILGSAGVAYADDVTLNIESWRTDDLAIWKDKLIPAFEAKNPGIKVVFAPTAPTEFDAALGAKLAAGSAGDLITCRPFDKSLELFKKGNLADLSALPGMENFSPVAKSAWQTDDGKASFCVPMASVIHGFIYNKDAFDKLGIKVPETRDEFFAALDKIKADGTYIPMAMGTKDLWEAATMGYQNIGPNYWKGEDGRAALIKGDQKLTDKDWVAPYEELAKWKPYLGDGFEAQTYPDSQNLFTLGRAAIYPAGSWEIGLFNTQAQFKMGAFPPPVEKAGDTCYISDHTDIGMGLNAASKNADAAKTFLSWVASPDFATIYANALPGFFSLNSSPVKMADPLAQEFVSWRGKCKSTIRSTYQILSRGTPNLENETWVESANVINGTDTPEAAAKKLQTGLDSWYKPAK from the coding sequence ATGACAACGAAACTACTGACGGCACTGCTTCTGGGCACCAGCATTCTCGGCTCCGCCGGGGTGGCTTATGCCGACGACGTAACGCTCAACATCGAAAGCTGGCGTACCGACGATCTTGCCATCTGGAAGGACAAGCTGATCCCGGCTTTCGAAGCCAAGAACCCGGGCATCAAGGTGGTGTTCGCCCCCACGGCGCCGACCGAATTTGACGCCGCCCTCGGCGCCAAGCTCGCCGCCGGCTCGGCGGGCGACCTGATCACCTGCCGCCCGTTCGACAAGTCGCTTGAACTGTTCAAGAAGGGCAACCTTGCCGACCTCTCGGCGCTGCCCGGCATGGAGAACTTCTCGCCGGTGGCCAAGTCCGCCTGGCAGACCGACGACGGCAAGGCGAGCTTCTGCGTGCCGATGGCATCGGTCATCCATGGCTTCATCTACAACAAGGACGCCTTCGACAAGCTCGGCATCAAGGTGCCGGAGACCCGCGACGAGTTCTTCGCCGCGCTCGACAAGATCAAGGCCGACGGCACCTACATCCCGATGGCGATGGGCACCAAGGATCTCTGGGAAGCCGCGACCATGGGCTACCAGAACATCGGCCCGAACTACTGGAAGGGCGAGGACGGCCGCGCAGCGCTGATCAAGGGCGATCAGAAGCTGACCGACAAGGACTGGGTCGCGCCGTATGAGGAACTGGCCAAGTGGAAGCCGTATCTCGGCGACGGGTTTGAAGCCCAGACCTATCCGGACAGCCAGAACCTGTTCACGCTCGGCCGCGCCGCCATCTATCCGGCCGGCTCGTGGGAAATCGGCCTGTTCAACACCCAGGCCCAGTTCAAGATGGGCGCCTTCCCGCCGCCGGTCGAGAAGGCCGGCGACACCTGCTACATCTCCGACCATACCGATATCGGCATGGGCCTGAATGCGGCTTCGAAGAACGCCGATGCGGCCAAGACCTTCCTGTCCTGGGTCGCCTCGCCGGACTTCGCCACCATCTACGCCAACGCGCTGCCGGGCTTCTTCAGCCTGAACTCCTCGCCGGTGAAGATGGCGGACCCGCTGGCGCAGGAATTCGTCTCCTGGCGCGGCAAGTGCAAGTCGACGATCCGCTCGACCTACCAGATCCTGTCGCGCGGCACGCCGAACCTCGAAAACGAGACCTGGGTTGAATCGGCCAACGTCATCAACGGCACCGATACGCCGGAAGCGGCGGCCAAGAAGCTGCAGACCGGTCTCGACAGCTGGTACAAGCCGGCCAAGTAA
- a CDS encoding N-acetylmuramic acid 6-phosphate etherase — translation MAETRTEALHQNAEGLDIQAPDAILSYLADAQIEAAKVVRQAIPSIARAAEIIADRLKSGGKLAYAAAGSSGLMALADALELPGTFGIHRDRIAILIAGGDDAFRTLAGGPEDDTDEAAAAVAKAGLGKGDCLIAISASGTTPYAVRAIEEAARRGAATIGIANNRDSALLRQAEIAILLETPPELIAGSTRMGAGTAQKIALNMLSTLTAVHLGHVHDGYMVNLTADNIKLRDRAARIVAAVSGRGTDEAARLLEKSGGAVKTAILLAAGADSADAAQKILEEAGQKLRPALSALEHDPEKWKSLFGKDHARTKK, via the coding sequence ATGGCCGAAACGCGCACCGAAGCGCTTCACCAGAATGCCGAGGGGCTGGATATCCAGGCCCCGGACGCCATCCTTTCCTATTTGGCCGATGCGCAGATCGAAGCGGCGAAGGTCGTGCGCCAAGCCATTCCATCCATTGCCAGGGCGGCCGAGATCATCGCGGACAGGCTGAAGAGCGGCGGCAAGCTTGCCTACGCGGCGGCCGGCAGTTCCGGCCTGATGGCGCTGGCCGACGCGCTGGAATTGCCCGGCACCTTCGGCATTCACCGCGACCGCATCGCCATCCTGATCGCCGGCGGCGACGACGCCTTCCGCACACTGGCCGGCGGGCCGGAAGACGACACCGACGAGGCCGCGGCCGCGGTCGCCAAGGCCGGTCTCGGCAAGGGCGACTGCCTGATCGCCATTTCGGCCAGCGGCACGACGCCCTATGCGGTGCGGGCCATCGAGGAAGCTGCTCGCCGTGGTGCTGCCACCATCGGCATCGCCAACAACAGGGACTCGGCTCTGCTGCGCCAGGCCGAAATCGCCATCCTGCTCGAAACGCCGCCGGAGCTGATTGCCGGCTCGACGCGCATGGGCGCCGGCACCGCCCAGAAGATCGCGCTCAACATGCTGTCGACGCTGACCGCTGTCCATCTCGGCCATGTCCATGATGGCTACATGGTCAATTTGACGGCCGACAACATCAAGCTGCGCGACCGCGCGGCGCGCATCGTCGCCGCCGTCAGCGGACGCGGCACGGACGAAGCGGCCCGCCTGCTCGAAAAGAGCGGCGGCGCGGTCAAGACCGCCATTCTGCTTGCCGCCGGCGCCGACAGCGCCGATGCGGCGCAGAAGATACTGGAAGAGGCCGGCCAGAAGCTGCGGCCGGCCCTTTCCGCGCTGGAGCATGATCCCGAAAAGTGGAAATCGCTTTTCGGAAAAGATCATGCTCGAACAAAGAAATAG
- a CDS encoding N-acetylglucosamine kinase, with protein MNFVLGIDGGGTSCRAALATADGAVIGRAKSGAANIRTDLTGARSNIVEAARQAFIAAGQDPGLIPQTPAILGLAGANVGTYRQQLEAILPFSISRVETDAEIALEGAVGSGDGAMAILGTGTAYMARKNGKSRAIGGWGFQVGDQGSGARIGRDLLEQTLLAYDGVRAGSPLTQSMLAVFRNNPEDVVEFTTNAKPGDFGGFAPKVFEHAEKGDSVANWILDRVVADVEASLGALDLADDAPLCLLGGLAPLYAPRLSARYRALLKPPLDDALGGAVQMAVRLFAGQAEAAR; from the coding sequence GTGAATTTCGTGCTCGGAATCGATGGCGGCGGCACCAGCTGCAGGGCCGCCCTGGCAACAGCGGATGGTGCAGTCATTGGCCGCGCCAAGAGCGGCGCCGCCAACATCCGCACCGACCTGACCGGCGCCCGCTCGAACATCGTCGAGGCCGCCAGGCAGGCGTTCATCGCCGCCGGGCAGGATCCAGGACTGATCCCGCAAACACCGGCCATTCTCGGCCTTGCCGGCGCCAATGTCGGCACCTACCGGCAGCAGCTCGAAGCGATCCTGCCGTTCAGCATCAGCCGCGTCGAGACCGACGCCGAAATCGCGCTGGAAGGCGCTGTCGGCTCGGGCGACGGCGCCATGGCGATCCTCGGCACCGGCACCGCCTACATGGCGCGCAAGAACGGCAAGTCGCGCGCCATCGGCGGCTGGGGTTTCCAGGTCGGCGACCAGGGCAGCGGCGCCCGCATCGGCCGCGACCTGCTCGAACAGACACTGCTTGCCTATGACGGCGTCCGCGCGGGTTCGCCGCTGACGCAGAGCATGCTGGCCGTCTTCCGCAACAATCCGGAGGACGTGGTCGAATTCACCACCAATGCCAAGCCCGGCGATTTCGGCGGCTTCGCACCCAAGGTGTTCGAGCATGCCGAGAAAGGCGACAGCGTCGCCAACTGGATCCTCGACAGGGTGGTCGCCGACGTCGAAGCCTCGCTCGGCGCGCTCGACCTCGCGGACGACGCGCCGCTGTGCCTGCTCGGCGGGCTGGCGCCGCTTTACGCGCCGCGCCTGTCTGCCCGCTACCGGGCGCTGCTGAAGCCGCCCCTCGACGACGCACTGGGCGGCGCCGTGCAGATGGCGGTCCGCCTTTTCGCCGGACAGGCGGAGGCGGCTCGATGA
- a CDS encoding GntR family transcriptional regulator, with amino-acid sequence MSEAADQIFATLKHQAQSGAPLYVQLRKSIEDAVNRGLIGPGDALPSERDIATKADISRVTVRKAVQDLVKGGILVQRHGSGTFVAPRMERVEQSLSRLTSFTEDMARRGMAVRSAWLDRGLYAPSPDEMMVLGLSSSELVARVARLRIANDTPLAIERASLSASVLPDPADIGSSLYAALELTGNRPVRAVQRISAANLGDSDARLLEVPPGIAGLHIERISYLASGKVIEFTRSIYRGDAYDFVAELRLTGPSEEGRP; translated from the coding sequence ATGAGCGAGGCCGCCGACCAGATTTTCGCCACGCTGAAACATCAGGCGCAAAGCGGCGCGCCGCTCTATGTGCAGCTTCGCAAGAGCATCGAGGACGCGGTCAATCGCGGCCTGATCGGGCCGGGCGACGCGCTGCCCTCCGAGCGCGACATCGCCACCAAGGCCGACATTTCACGGGTCACCGTGCGCAAGGCGGTGCAGGACCTGGTCAAGGGCGGCATCCTGGTCCAGCGCCACGGCTCCGGCACCTTCGTGGCGCCGCGCATGGAGCGCGTGGAGCAGTCGCTGTCGCGGCTGACGTCGTTTACCGAGGACATGGCGCGGCGCGGCATGGCGGTGCGTTCGGCATGGCTCGACCGCGGCCTTTACGCGCCCTCACCCGACGAGATGATGGTGCTCGGCCTGTCGTCGAGCGAATTGGTGGCGCGCGTGGCGCGCCTGCGCATTGCCAACGACACGCCGCTGGCGATCGAACGCGCCTCGCTGTCGGCCAGCGTGCTGCCCGATCCGGCTGATATAGGCTCCTCGCTCTATGCGGCGCTGGAGTTGACCGGCAACCGGCCGGTGCGGGCGGTGCAGCGCATCTCCGCCGCCAACCTCGGCGACAGCGACGCGCGCCTGCTCGAGGTGCCGCCAGGCATCGCCGGCTTGCACATCGAACGCATTTCCTATCTGGCGAGCGGCAAGGTGATCGAATTCACCCGCTCCATCTACCGGGGCGACGCCTATGATTTCGTCGCCGAACTGCGGCTGACAGGGCCGAGCGAAGAGGGCCGACCATGA
- a CDS encoding SIS domain-containing protein: protein MTTETTHMRREIEEIPQAVARLLDGSGTVLAEAGRGIRERDPQFVVTVARGSSDHAATFMKYAVELTAGLAVASVGPSIASIYGRKLRLAGSACLAISQSGKSPDIVAMAETARAGGALTIAITNTADSPLARASDYAIDILAGPERSVAATKTFINSAVAGLALMAHATGDDALLAALAQLPEHFRKAIACDWMSVLSETIEKQKSLFILGRGPSAAMANEAALKFKETCGMHAEAYSAAEVMHGPLALIGPDFPVLALAARDASEPSITEAADSLAAKGAPVFVTSALAQRAVRLPHVATGHPLTDPLTLIVSFYMFVEAFARHRGLDPDTPRYLRKVTETV from the coding sequence ATGACGACAGAAACGACCCATATGCGGCGCGAGATCGAGGAGATCCCGCAGGCCGTCGCCCGCCTCCTCGACGGCTCCGGCACCGTGCTGGCCGAAGCCGGGCGCGGCATCCGCGAACGCGATCCGCAGTTTGTCGTCACCGTGGCGCGCGGCTCGTCCGACCATGCCGCCACCTTCATGAAATATGCCGTCGAGCTGACCGCCGGCCTGGCCGTCGCATCGGTCGGACCGTCCATCGCCTCGATCTATGGCCGCAAGCTCAGGCTCGCCGGCTCGGCCTGCCTGGCGATCTCGCAGTCGGGCAAGAGCCCCGACATCGTCGCCATGGCCGAAACCGCGCGGGCCGGTGGCGCGCTGACCATCGCCATCACCAACACCGCCGATTCGCCGCTGGCGCGGGCCTCGGACTATGCGATCGATATCCTGGCCGGCCCCGAGCGCAGCGTGGCGGCAACCAAGACCTTCATCAATTCCGCTGTCGCCGGTCTCGCTTTGATGGCGCATGCCACCGGCGACGATGCGCTGCTGGCGGCACTGGCCCAATTGCCGGAGCATTTCCGCAAGGCGATCGCCTGCGACTGGATGAGCGTTCTGTCCGAGACGATCGAGAAGCAGAAGTCGCTGTTCATCCTCGGCCGCGGACCGTCGGCGGCGATGGCCAACGAAGCGGCGCTCAAATTCAAGGAGACCTGCGGCATGCATGCCGAGGCCTACAGCGCCGCCGAGGTCATGCATGGCCCGCTGGCATTGATCGGACCCGATTTTCCGGTGCTGGCGCTGGCCGCGCGCGACGCCTCCGAACCGTCCATCACTGAGGCCGCCGACAGCCTGGCGGCCAAGGGCGCGCCGGTTTTCGTCACCTCGGCACTTGCCCAGCGCGCCGTGCGCCTGCCGCATGTCGCCACCGGCCATCCGCTGACCGATCCGCTGACGCTGATCGTCTCCTTCTACATGTTCGTCGAGGCCTTCGCCCGCCATCGCGGCCTCGATCCGGACACGCCGCGCTATCTTCGCAAGGTGACGGAGACCGTATGA
- the nagA gene encoding N-acetylglucosamine-6-phosphate deacetylase has protein sequence MSDRFALTGARIFDGDDWHEGHALVVRDGLVEAILPTSAIPSDIRVVDTGGGVLAPGFVDLQVNGGGGVMLNDHPDVASIETICKAHAPFGTTALLVTLITDTPGVTAAAVAAGEAAALRKVPGFLGLHLEGPHLSIARKGAHDPALIRPMTDADQAMLIAARQKLPVLLTTVAPESVEPARVAALAKAGVIVSLGHSDTGYATASTFAEAGASLVTHLFNAMSQIGNREPGLAGAAIDIGTLSAGLIADGIHVDPATIKIALRAKQGPGKIVLVSDAMATIGTDMTSFTLNGRTIYRKDGSLRLADGTLAGADLDMISAVRYIHRVVGLDLSEALRMASLYPAQAIGQSHRHGRFANGTAADIVSLSDNLDMKSVWIGGEKVFEAGAPV, from the coding sequence ATGAGCGACCGTTTTGCCCTGACTGGCGCCCGGATTTTCGACGGCGACGACTGGCATGAAGGCCACGCGCTGGTCGTGCGCGACGGCCTCGTCGAGGCTATTTTGCCCACCAGTGCCATCCCCTCGGATATCCGCGTCGTCGACACCGGCGGCGGCGTGCTGGCGCCGGGCTTCGTCGACCTGCAGGTCAATGGCGGTGGCGGCGTCATGCTCAACGACCACCCCGATGTCGCCTCGATCGAAACCATCTGCAAGGCGCATGCGCCCTTCGGCACGACGGCGCTGCTCGTGACGCTGATCACCGACACGCCCGGCGTCACCGCCGCCGCCGTCGCCGCTGGCGAAGCAGCGGCGCTGCGGAAGGTGCCGGGCTTCCTCGGCCTGCATCTCGAAGGTCCGCATCTGTCGATCGCCCGCAAGGGCGCGCATGATCCGGCGCTGATCCGGCCGATGACGGACGCCGACCAGGCGATGCTGATCGCGGCGCGGCAAAAACTTCCGGTGCTGCTCACCACCGTCGCGCCGGAATCCGTCGAACCGGCGCGCGTCGCGGCACTCGCCAAGGCTGGCGTCATCGTCAGTCTTGGCCATTCCGACACCGGCTACGCCACCGCCAGCACCTTCGCCGAAGCCGGCGCGAGCCTGGTCACCCATCTGTTCAACGCAATGAGCCAGATCGGCAATCGCGAGCCTGGTCTGGCGGGCGCGGCCATCGACATCGGCACCTTGTCGGCCGGTCTTATCGCCGACGGCATCCATGTCGATCCGGCCACCATCAAGATCGCGCTGCGCGCCAAGCAAGGTCCGGGCAAGATCGTGCTGGTCAGCGACGCCATGGCGACAATCGGCACCGATATGACCTCGTTCACGCTGAACGGCCGCACCATCTACCGCAAGGATGGCAGCCTGCGGCTTGCCGACGGAACGCTGGCGGGCGCCGATCTCGACATGATCTCGGCTGTTCGATACATCCATCGGGTTGTCGGGCTGGACCTGTCGGAAGCGTTGCGCATGGCCTCGCTCTATCCGGCGCAAGCGATAGGACAATCGCATCGACACGGGCGATTCGCCAACGGCACGGCGGCGGATATCGTTTCGCTGTCGGATAATCTCGACATGAAGAGCGTCTGGATCGGTGGCGAAAAGGTCTTCGAGGCTGGCGCGCCAGTCTGA
- a CDS encoding malonyl-CoA synthase, protein MSNHLFDAFRSRMPAPGRLLMETDDGGSLTYGDMLARSAQLAHALLQLDVEPGDRVAVQVEKSPEAVLLYLACVRAGAVFLPLNTAYTLAELEYFFSDAAPRLVVCDPARAADIAALAGKSGAATVTLGRDGEGSLTDQSSRLPADFHDVARGPDDLAAILYTSGTTGRSKGAMLSHENLASNARVLVEHWRFTGDDVLIHALPIFHTHGLFVATNVILMAGASMLFEQKFDPARIVSLLPRATALMGVPTFYVRLLQQDGLDREAAKTIRVFISGSAPLLAETHKAWRERTGHAILERYGMTETNMNTSNPYEGERRAGTVGFPLPGVTLRIADPDSGAALAQGAVGMIEVKGPNVFGGYWRMPEKTKAEFRPDGFFITGDLGIIDADGYVHIVGRGKDLIISGGYNIYPKELESEIDALDGVSESAVIGVAHPDFGEGVTAVVVRAPSSQITGAEILGAIAERVAKYKHPKRVIFVDELPRNTMGKVQKNLLRDTYKGLYTS, encoded by the coding sequence ATGAGCAATCATCTGTTCGATGCGTTCCGGTCCCGGATGCCGGCGCCAGGGCGCCTGCTGATGGAAACCGATGATGGCGGCTCGCTCACCTATGGCGATATGCTGGCGCGCTCGGCGCAGCTGGCGCATGCGCTCTTGCAGTTGGATGTCGAACCCGGCGACCGGGTCGCCGTTCAGGTCGAGAAGAGTCCCGAGGCGGTCCTGCTCTATCTCGCCTGCGTGCGTGCCGGCGCCGTCTTCCTGCCGCTCAACACCGCCTACACGCTGGCCGAACTGGAGTACTTCTTCAGCGACGCAGCGCCACGCCTGGTCGTTTGCGATCCGGCAAGGGCAGCCGACATCGCAGCGTTGGCGGGAAAATCGGGCGCCGCCACCGTCACGCTCGGCCGCGACGGCGAGGGATCGCTGACCGATCAGTCTTCGCGGCTGCCGGCGGATTTTCATGACGTGGCGCGCGGGCCGGATGACCTGGCGGCGATCCTCTACACATCGGGAACCACCGGCCGCTCCAAAGGCGCCATGCTCAGCCACGAGAACCTTGCCTCCAACGCGCGGGTGCTGGTCGAGCACTGGCGCTTCACCGGAGACGATGTGCTGATCCACGCATTGCCGATCTTCCACACGCACGGCCTGTTCGTCGCCACCAACGTCATCCTGATGGCTGGCGCCTCGATGCTGTTCGAGCAGAAATTCGATCCGGCCCGCATCGTCTCGCTGCTGCCGCGCGCCACGGCCCTGATGGGCGTGCCCACCTTCTACGTGCGCCTGTTGCAGCAGGATGGTCTGGACCGCGAGGCGGCGAAAACCATCCGTGTGTTCATTTCCGGTTCGGCGCCGCTGCTGGCCGAGACACACAAGGCCTGGCGCGAGCGCACCGGCCACGCGATCCTCGAACGCTACGGCATGACCGAGACCAACATGAACACCTCGAACCCCTATGAGGGCGAGCGGCGCGCCGGTACGGTCGGCTTCCCCTTGCCCGGCGTCACGCTTCGCATCGCCGATCCCGACAGCGGTGCAGCGCTTGCCCAAGGCGCGGTCGGCATGATCGAGGTCAAAGGCCCCAACGTCTTCGGCGGCTATTGGCGCATGCCGGAGAAGACCAAAGCGGAATTCCGCCCCGACGGCTTCTTCATCACGGGCGATCTCGGCATCATCGACGCCGACGGTTACGTCCACATCGTCGGCCGCGGCAAGGACCTGATCATTTCCGGCGGCTACAACATCTATCCGAAGGAGCTCGAAAGCGAGATCGACGCGCTCGACGGGGTTAGCGAAAGCGCCGTCATCGGCGTTGCCCATCCGGATTTTGGCGAAGGCGTCACCGCTGTCGTGGTGCGGGCGCCATCATCGCAGATCACCGGGGCCGAAATTCTCGGCGCCATCGCTGAACGCGTGGCGAAATACAAGCATCCGAAGCGGGTGATCTTCGTCGACGAGCTGCCGCGCAACACCATGGGCAAGGTGCAGAAGAACCTGCTGCGCGACACCTACAAGGGCCTGTACACGTCCTGA